The segment GACGAAAAACGGTCTCGTGTTCGTCTCGCAAGCTCCGCGCGATCGCGTCTACGTGTCCGCGATGAACGAAACGGGGCGCATTTTCGGCGCGATCGTGCCGGTTTCTCCGGACGCACACCACATGTACCGAGGACGGCTCGACTTGCCCAAGCATGTGCAGGACGTCGCGACGCACGTCGTCGTTGCAGGTGATCCTCAGGAGCAAGGTGCGGCGACGGTTGCGTGGCCGCTGCGTTCGGGTGAAGTTGCACGAAGCTTGCAGCTCGAACGATTGCTCGATGGTGCAGCGGATGCCGAGCTGTTCGAGCGTGCGCGGGCATCGAAAGCGCGACGGGCGGCGCTGTGGGTGGTCGTTGCGGCGATGTTTGTCGTGGTACTCCTGATGCTCGTGCAGTCGCACCGTGCGCAAAGGCAACTCGAAGCGAATCTAGGGAGCGCGGCGGATGATGCTCCGTCGCAAGGACAAGGTGACCGCGCGCAAATCGTCGCTACTGCACGCCAAGAAAGTCCCGTGTTGCGTGTCGCGCTCGCTGTCGCACTGGTACTGCTCGCATTTGCGATGATTGGAGCGCTTTCGACGCTTGGTTGGTGATGAGCGCACGCGCGAAAGAGCGTCTTCGTAGCGGCCTTGCGCGCTTTTACGTGGTACTCTCGGCGCGTGCGCGCACACGTTCTTGCTGGGTGTTTGCTGCTCGGTTCGGCCCTTTTCAGCGCGGTTTGTCCGGGCCCGGAGGCTCTCGCGGCGGACTTCGATCCCACGGGGCGCACGCGCAAGCCCAAGCCTGGTCCGAGCAAACCGGTGAAGCCGAAGCCTGCGCCTTCGGGTGATGGAGGGGCGGCTGGCAAGGGGCCTTCGACGGATGCATTGATAACGCGTTACACGGCGATTGTGCTTTCGCAGCCGAGTGCGCCATTTCCACTGCAGAGGTTGTCGCAGCTTTATCGTGAACGCGACGGCAACATCAAAAAGCTCGTCGAGGAATTCGAGAAACGAGCTGCGGCGCCGGGAGCCGACGCATGGGCGTCCAAAGTGGCGCTCGCGGGCATTTACAAGATTGATGGCCGTCCCGAAGACGCCATCAAGATGTACCAAACCGCCATTGCGGAGCGTCCCAATGTACCGGATGCGATGCTGGCGCTTGCGCATCTCGAGTCCGAGCGTGGTGACAAATCGAATGCTCGCGCGACGTACGAAAAAGCATTGAAGCTTTTGAAACCTGGTCCGGATTGGGATCAAACGACGCGCACGCTGCTCGGATTGTGTCTCGATTTGAAAGATTACGAAGCGGCGAAGAAATACCATGAGTCGCTCATCAGGGTTTCGCAGGGGTCGCTCTTCGTCAAAGCGGAGCTTGGTCGCGAGCTTCTTTCTCGCGGGCTTTACGACAAAGCCGAAGTGGAATTCCGCGAATTGGTAAAAGCGGCCGCGGGTGATAACCGAGCGCTGGCGCCTGCATTGCGTGATCTTGGCCAAGTCTTGGCCAAACAGAAAAAAATGGACGAAGCTCTCGCGACGCTGAAGCGCGGGCTCGCCATTGCGGGAAGTGCAGCAGGCGTTCGTGCAGAGATTTTGCTCATCATGACCGATGCTTTCCGCGCCGAGGGAAAGTTGTCGGAGCTGATTCCCATTCTGGAAGCGGAAAAGCCGACGGATGCTCAGCGTCTCGCGACGCTTGGAGGGCTTTACGAAGAAACCGGCGACGTCGACAAGGCCATTGCGACCTATCGCAAGGTACTTTCAGCGGATACGCGTCAAATCGACGTGCGCTTGCGCCTCGTACATTTGCTGCAAACGGCGGGCGAGCTCGATGCTGCAATCAAGGAATACGAAGCGCTCATCAAGGCAGCGCCGGGCAATCCGGATTTCGTGTTCGAATTGTGCGAAACATTGATTCAGCGTGGCGATCGTCCGAAAGCATTGAAATTGCTCACGGAGCTCGAAGCGCGCGCAAATAGCGAACCCGAGATCCTCGCGGCCATTTCTGACTTTTACGAACGCGTCGAAGAGAAAGACCGAGCGCTCAAGGTTTTGCAAAAACTCGCGCAAAGCGCAGGCGGCGATCACACCTACGTGGTTGATCTCGGGGATCGTTATTATCAGGCGGGCGACAAGAAAAAGGCGCTCGAAACGTGGGCGCGCATCAAACAAATCATTCCCAATCGCGCCAGAGCAGCCAGTGTTCTGGGCGAAGTGTACCTGGATCACGACATGCCGCTCGAAGCGCTCGCCGCAATGCGAGAAGCCGTGCAGCTCGAGCCAAACAATGTGCGGTACAAGAAAAGCCTGGCCATTGCCATTGAACGAACAGCCGCGTCGCTCGGGAGCGCTCCGCAGCGTTACGCAGAAGCGCGTCAAATTTGGGAAGAGCTGCTCACGAGCGCCGGTGATACGGACAAACTCCTCGCGCGCGAAGCACGAACGCACATCGTGACGTTATGGTCATTGGCGCACGAGCTTCCAAGTCGCGTGGGGCCCTTGCAAACGCGTTTTCAAATGACACCGCCGGACATCGAAGCGGGACGGCTTCTTGCCGAAGTGCAGCGCCGATTGCATCGATTGCCCGAAGCCGAAGCGACACTGCGCAAAGTCACGCAGCTTGCTCCCGGCGACGAAGAATCGCTCTTGGCGCTCGAACGAATTCTCGTCATGCAGCAGAACTTGCTGGGCGCCATCGATGTCCTGGCCAAGCTCGTCGAGGTCAATCCGAAACGAGCGCGTGAATTTTACCAGCGAATGGCGCAATACGCGGCCGAGCTGTATCGCGACGACGACGCGATACGGTATGCGGCGAAAGCCGTGGAATTGTCTCCCGAAGATGCGAATGGTCATCAAAAGCTCGGGGATATGTACCGGCGTCGTCAGGATTTCGTGCACGCCATTGGTGAATACAGGCAAGCCATTGCGAAAAACGACCGACTGTTCCCAGTGTATTTCGATTTGGCCGAGCTTCTCCTTTCGAGCGGCCAAGTGGACGAAGCGGATCGGCTATTCCGTCGCGTGGTTCGATCGAGCCCCGACGAGGAGCTCGTGGCGCGTGCGGCGCGGTTGAGCATGCAAATCAATTTGGGCAAAAACACGCTCGACACGCTCGAACGAGAATTGTTGCCCGTCGCCGTCGGCAACCCGCAAAAGCCCATTTATCGACGGCTCTTGGTCGAGCTGTATGGCACGATGACATTGCCGCTCGTGCAGAAAGCTCGGCATGAAGGGGGTTCGTCGCCGGCTGCCACGACGGCCAAAGCGGAGCTCGCGAAGATTGGATCGCGTGCAGTAAAACCGCTTTTGGATGCGCTCTCCGACGACAAGGAATCACAACAAAGAATCGCCATCGAAGTTTTGGCATACGTGCAAAACAAGAGCGCGGGACCTGCACTTTACAATTATGCGACGGGACAAGCGGACAAGACGCTGCGCGTACGTGCGATGATTGCGTGCGGCGCATTGCGCGATCCGGCGATTTTGCCGAAATACGAATCGATGCTTGCGCCCAAAGATGCAGGTTCGGCGATCTTGCCGAGCGACGCGATTGCGGTGGCTGCTGCGTGGGGCGTTGCGCGCATGGGCGACAAGAAGGCAGAGCCGCTATTGGTCAAACTATTGTCTTCTAGTTCCCCTGAAATTCGAGGGGTTGCGGCGCTGGGTTTGGGCCTCACGCACGATAAAAAATATGCGCCGCAATTGTCGACGCTCGCGCGAGCGCCCGAAGCGGGCGCGGCCGCACGCGCGGCAGCCGTGCATGCACTTGCGGAAATGGGCGCCGTGCAGGCGAACGACATGCAATTGCTCGTCGCGCTTGCCGATTCCAATGATCCGCTCCTTCGCCAAGCGGCGCTCATTGCGCTCGCACGTTTGGCCAAAGGAATGGACGCGGGACAAACCACCGCCATTGCAGATTCCATTGCGGCAAACCTTTTTTCCACCGATGAATCGATGCGGCAAACCGCGGCCTCCGCCGCGACGTCTTTGGCCACGAAAAACTTCACGCGTACGGGTGACGCGCTCCCGGTGCCCACGGGATCCCTATCGATGCGCGAGATCCTCGCGGGACTCGCCGCGGATCCTCCTCGGGCGCCCGATCGCGCTCGCGCCGTCGTGACGCTCGGCCCATCGCTCGAACGAGCAGCCATTGCAGCTGCATCGACGTCGCCCGATCGAGCTCGCGTCGTTGCAGACGCATTGCTCGCGGGCGGAACGACGCCGACGCTCGCGCCATTGATTGATGCCGACGATGTGCTCGAACCGTCCGTGAAAAAGCCTGCAGCCGATACGATCGAGCGCATTGGAGCCGCGGTCGTTCCAGCATTCGTTGCGCTCGTCCGGCACCCGGCCATCGAAGTGCGCACGCGGGCGGTCGAATTGCTTGCTCGACGTCCCGAAAAGGAAGCGCAGTCGGCGATTGTCGATGCGCTCTCCGATCCTGAAGAGAGCGTTCGTCGGGCAGTGCTTTCAGCCATTGGCAACGTAAAGGACGCGGACACGTTGGCAGCGGTTGCGAAGGTGGGTCGCGAGGCGCAAAGCTGGCCATTGCGCGTGCGAGCAGCCGAAGCATTGGGGCGACTCGGGGCAGGGGCGGATTCGAAGATGGCGGCGGAAACGCTGGCGACGATGGCAAAAATGGACGACTACGCGCTCGTGCGCGAGCCTGCGTTGCGATCGCTGGTGGCGCTCGACAAAGCTGCGGCGGAGCCGGTTTTGCGTGAGCTTGCGGAGAAGGACCCGGAGCCGCGTATTCGGGCGATTGCTGGGGAGTTATTGGGGGCGAAACCCGCGGCGCAATGAGGCGGACTCCGAGGATGTCGGCCCCGGTCGAAATCCTGGTTTTTTCGTTCCTCACGGTCCCCCTGAACGCGCCCGCTGCGCGGGCTCAAACAGCAGGAACCACCGCGAGGAACGAAAAAACCAGGACTTCTCCCTCTACAAGGTGTCAGTCGGTCGCGATTTAGGCGAAGTTGGGCACGCCATTACGGCGCCAAAATGACCGCTCCCCTCGCGGGAATCGTCACGCTCGTTTGACCTCCCGCGCCCACGGTCACATTCGGCCCGCCCATGGCGTCTTTCAATACCGTTCCCTGGACAAACCCCACTCTGCTCGCGTCGATCATCACGGTTTGCGGCGTTGCCATGCGCGTGATTCCCACGAGCGCGCTTTGACCGGGCGCAATGGATCGCCCATACACCAGCGTATTTTCGTCCAGCCCAATCAGCCCGTGCACTTGCACGTATTTGCCGCGACGTAGTGCTGCGATGTTTTGCTTTGCAGTGCCGACTTTACGTATGAAGGAGAGCGTCGCGGCTTC is part of the Polyangiaceae bacterium genome and harbors:
- a CDS encoding HEAT repeat domain-containing protein, encoding MRAHVLAGCLLLGSALFSAVCPGPEALAADFDPTGRTRKPKPGPSKPVKPKPAPSGDGGAAGKGPSTDALITRYTAIVLSQPSAPFPLQRLSQLYRERDGNIKKLVEEFEKRAAAPGADAWASKVALAGIYKIDGRPEDAIKMYQTAIAERPNVPDAMLALAHLESERGDKSNARATYEKALKLLKPGPDWDQTTRTLLGLCLDLKDYEAAKKYHESLIRVSQGSLFVKAELGRELLSRGLYDKAEVEFRELVKAAAGDNRALAPALRDLGQVLAKQKKMDEALATLKRGLAIAGSAAGVRAEILLIMTDAFRAEGKLSELIPILEAEKPTDAQRLATLGGLYEETGDVDKAIATYRKVLSADTRQIDVRLRLVHLLQTAGELDAAIKEYEALIKAAPGNPDFVFELCETLIQRGDRPKALKLLTELEARANSEPEILAAISDFYERVEEKDRALKVLQKLAQSAGGDHTYVVDLGDRYYQAGDKKKALETWARIKQIIPNRARAASVLGEVYLDHDMPLEALAAMREAVQLEPNNVRYKKSLAIAIERTAASLGSAPQRYAEARQIWEELLTSAGDTDKLLAREARTHIVTLWSLAHELPSRVGPLQTRFQMTPPDIEAGRLLAEVQRRLHRLPEAEATLRKVTQLAPGDEESLLALERILVMQQNLLGAIDVLAKLVEVNPKRAREFYQRMAQYAAELYRDDDAIRYAAKAVELSPEDANGHQKLGDMYRRRQDFVHAIGEYRQAIAKNDRLFPVYFDLAELLLSSGQVDEADRLFRRVVRSSPDEELVARAARLSMQINLGKNTLDTLERELLPVAVGNPQKPIYRRLLVELYGTMTLPLVQKARHEGGSSPAATTAKAELAKIGSRAVKPLLDALSDDKESQQRIAIEVLAYVQNKSAGPALYNYATGQADKTLRVRAMIACGALRDPAILPKYESMLAPKDAGSAILPSDAIAVAAAWGVARMGDKKAEPLLVKLLSSSSPEIRGVAALGLGLTHDKKYAPQLSTLARAPEAGAAARAAAVHALAEMGAVQANDMQLLVALADSNDPLLRQAALIALARLAKGMDAGQTTAIADSIAANLFSTDESMRQTAASAATSLATKNFTRTGDALPVPTGSLSMREILAGLAADPPRAPDRARAVVTLGPSLERAAIAAASTSPDRARVVADALLAGGTTPTLAPLIDADDVLEPSVKKPAADTIERIGAAVVPAFVALVRHPAIEVRTRAVELLARRPEKEAQSAIVDALSDPEESVRRAVLSAIGNVKDADTLAAVAKVGREAQSWPLRVRAAEALGRLGAGADSKMAAETLATMAKMDDYALVREPALRSLVALDKAAAEPVLRELAEKDPEPRIRAIAGELLGAKPAAQ